In Erwinia sp. SLM-02, one genomic interval encodes:
- a CDS encoding putative quinol monooxygenase yields MLTVVAEICIKPGRRAAVLEAIERLIPLVLQEEGCGSYQALIDHKAQVPWKQHSPDSIFMVEHWESLRHLELHQQADHMETHRAVIKDDVVDVKIFVLEPA; encoded by the coding sequence ATGTTGACCGTCGTTGCTGAAATTTGTATTAAACCGGGCCGTCGTGCCGCAGTGCTTGAGGCGATTGAACGGCTGATCCCGCTGGTGCTGCAGGAAGAAGGCTGCGGCAGCTATCAGGCGCTGATCGATCATAAAGCGCAGGTGCCCTGGAAACAGCACTCACCAGACTCGATTTTTATGGTGGAACACTGGGAATCCCTGCGCCATCTGGAACTGCATCAGCAGGCGGACCATATGGAAACCCACCGTGCGGTCATCAAGGATGACGTCGTTGACGTGAAGATCTTCGTGCTGGAACCTGCGTAA
- a CDS encoding NAD(P)H-dependent oxidoreductase — MHILIIDAGKTFAHSKGELNHTLTGIAASWLRDAGHHVDVTVVDDGYVVADEIEKYLAADTIIYQMPGWWMGEPWTLKKYIDEVFTEGHGKLYASDGRTRSDAAKKYGSGGLLQGKKYMLSLTWNAPLQAFTDPEQFFEGVGVDGVYLHFHKANQFLGMEGLPTFICNDVIKQPDIAGEISRYRTHLSTIFA; from the coding sequence ATGCATATTTTAATTATCGATGCCGGTAAAACCTTCGCGCACTCTAAGGGTGAACTGAACCATACTCTGACCGGTATCGCCGCCAGCTGGCTGCGCGATGCGGGTCATCACGTTGATGTCACGGTGGTGGATGACGGATATGTGGTTGCTGACGAGATTGAAAAATATCTCGCTGCCGACACCATCATCTACCAGATGCCGGGTTGGTGGATGGGTGAGCCGTGGACGCTAAAAAAATACATTGATGAAGTGTTCACCGAAGGTCACGGCAAGCTGTACGCCAGCGACGGTCGTACGCGTTCAGACGCGGCAAAAAAATACGGATCCGGCGGCCTGCTGCAGGGTAAAAAATATATGCTGTCCCTGACGTGGAATGCCCCACTGCAGGCCTTTACCGACCCCGAGCAGTTCTTTGAAGGCGTTGGCGTTGACGGCGTTTATCTGCACTTCCATAAGGCCAATCAGTTCCTGGGCATGGAAGGCCTGCCAACCTTTATTTGTAATGATGTGATTAAGCAGCCTGATATTGCTGGAGAAATTTCACGTTATCGGACTCATCTGAGTACAATCTTTGCTTAA